One genomic segment of Kiritimatiella glycovorans includes these proteins:
- a CDS encoding beta-galactosidase yields MKLKRPFLVWGLLIMAAGAMAAGGGPDTPTNAVAFPETRLDPFTSDGPRVRVEGHGSQPFRIYFGNNQFDKDEIILEEMHKARDAGVRVLSVNVGLPEATSPEKIRATLDYFFEPFPEALILLRVWLGPSETWHKKHPEERFTYADGSTTKMASPASEVWRKYAHRNVRELLDIIADSPYADRFIGLIPLYYLTGEWQMWHPEKSGGYSAPMTRAFRAWARETYGSIGKVNKVWGTELESFREIEVPSRDERYEGEFGIFRNPATQQKVIDFTVFMNNLIPDVMGEMAATIKDATAERSLVGYFFGYLFEHAWTGNWPQQIGHLGTSRLLACPDVDFFGSAYSYNMYNRRFGFPMDVHGPRSSGPLHGKAVFLEEDTFTHLAEEPDKSLAAPGYPQRTTHMEETMAVLKRNMGLMIAQNEFPHWQNLLSDGRFNDKRIWNWYDKVHDLIERASLNPAYEPSVAVVLDEKSYTWQRVPARAVYGRWVYETRMALSRTDAALGWYLQSDLDRIPESVRCVILLTPYHLDPAEKNALRRRWMKDGRMIVFCYLPDLFRAGKAPSLTKFTGIGLELHRDEIDPESRLVQGTLMEEGYDPRLGEATDLSYNWNEPGAKLGPVSPWLHVEDEEAEVFARYIDEELPSCAMKEMDGWTSVYLGTSRLTPRIWRELFRRAGCHLYLDEVSDKWMKPDFIQASPPFLMVQSFRGGRKTVYLPHRASVVGEWRDGETRVLGRDTDRVDLDLRPGHPAYILWRRGSIR; encoded by the coding sequence GACGCGGCTCGACCCCTTCACCTCTGACGGTCCGCGGGTCCGCGTGGAGGGTCACGGATCACAGCCGTTCCGGATCTATTTCGGGAACAATCAATTCGACAAGGACGAGATCATTCTCGAGGAGATGCACAAGGCCCGTGATGCCGGGGTGCGGGTGCTGTCGGTCAACGTGGGACTTCCCGAGGCGACCTCGCCGGAAAAGATCCGCGCGACGCTGGATTACTTTTTCGAACCCTTCCCCGAGGCCCTGATTCTTCTGCGTGTCTGGCTGGGACCCTCCGAGACCTGGCACAAAAAACATCCGGAGGAGCGGTTCACCTACGCCGACGGCAGCACGACGAAGATGGCCTCGCCCGCTTCAGAGGTCTGGCGGAAATACGCCCACCGGAATGTGCGGGAGCTGCTGGATATCATCGCCGACTCCCCGTATGCGGACCGCTTCATCGGGCTGATCCCGCTCTACTACCTGACCGGCGAGTGGCAGATGTGGCACCCGGAAAAGTCGGGCGGATACTCGGCGCCGATGACCCGCGCCTTCCGTGCGTGGGCGCGCGAAACCTACGGTTCGATCGGGAAGGTCAACAAGGTGTGGGGCACGGAGCTGGAGTCCTTCCGGGAGATCGAGGTGCCCTCGCGGGACGAGCGCTACGAGGGCGAATTCGGCATCTTCCGCAACCCGGCCACGCAGCAGAAGGTGATCGACTTCACCGTCTTTATGAACAATCTCATCCCGGACGTGATGGGCGAGATGGCGGCGACGATCAAAGACGCCACCGCGGAACGTTCGCTCGTCGGCTATTTTTTCGGGTATCTCTTCGAGCACGCCTGGACCGGGAACTGGCCGCAGCAGATCGGGCATCTCGGCACGAGCCGCCTGCTCGCCTGCCCGGACGTGGACTTTTTCGGCAGCGCCTATTCCTACAACATGTACAATCGGCGCTTCGGGTTCCCGATGGACGTCCACGGGCCGCGCAGCAGCGGCCCGCTGCACGGCAAGGCCGTCTTCCTGGAAGAGGACACCTTCACCCACCTGGCCGAAGAACCGGACAAGAGCCTCGCGGCCCCCGGCTACCCCCAGCGCACGACCCACATGGAAGAGACCATGGCAGTACTCAAACGCAATATGGGGCTGATGATCGCCCAGAATGAATTTCCGCACTGGCAGAACCTGCTCTCGGACGGGCGCTTCAATGACAAGCGCATCTGGAACTGGTACGACAAGGTCCACGACCTGATCGAACGCGCTTCGCTGAACCCCGCCTACGAGCCGTCCGTCGCGGTGGTGCTGGACGAGAAGAGTTACACATGGCAGCGCGTCCCCGCCCGCGCCGTGTACGGTCGCTGGGTGTATGAAACCCGCATGGCCCTCTCCCGGACGGATGCCGCCCTGGGATGGTACCTGCAGAGCGATCTCGACCGCATCCCGGAATCGGTGCGCTGCGTGATCCTGCTCACGCCCTACCATCTCGATCCAGCCGAAAAAAACGCGCTGCGCCGACGCTGGATGAAGGATGGTCGGATGATCGTCTTCTGTTACCTGCCCGACCTGTTCCGAGCCGGCAAGGCCCCTTCGCTGACGAAATTCACCGGGATCGGACTTGAGTTGCACAGGGACGAGATCGACCCGGAGTCCCGCCTGGTGCAGGGGACGCTGATGGAGGAAGGATACGACCCCCGGCTCGGGGAGGCGACCGACCTCTCCTACAACTGGAATGAACCCGGGGCGAAGCTGGGACCCGTGTCGCCGTGGTTGCACGTGGAGGACGAAGAGGCCGAGGTCTTCGCCCGTTATATTGATGAGGAGCTGCCCTCCTGTGCGATGAAGGAAATGGACGGCTGGACCTCGGTCTACCTCGGCACGTCGCGCCTCACGCCGCGCATCTGGCGCGAGCTTTTCCGGCGCGCGGGATGCCATCTCTATCTGGACGAGGTCTCCGACAAATGGATGAAACCCGATTTCATCCAGGCCTCTCCGCCCTTCCTGATGGTGCAGTCTTTCCGGGGCGGCAGAAAGACCGTATACCTTCCGCACCGCGCCTCTGTGGTCGGCGAGTGGCGCGACGGGGAAACACGCGTGCTGGGCCGTGACACCGACCGGGTGGACCTCGATCTGCGACCCGGCCATCCGGCCTACATCCTCTGGCGCCGGGGCTCGATCCGATGA
- a CDS encoding alpha-amylase family glycosyl hydrolase: MSAATDQNSVAGIPEWLRSAVIYGVFPPSFRDANGDGIGDLPGIVEKLDYFTELGVDVLWLNPVFDSPFEDGGYDVSDFYRVAPRYGTNEDLERLFAEAGRRGIRVLLDFVAGHTSIRHPWFQQSARAEPTPYSNWYIWTDHIFAPCGEKFIGGLSPRSGRYHANFFYFQPSLNYGYAHPRESWQLPVDHPDVLAMKEEMRRVMTFWLDKGAAGFRVDLASTLIKDEMGGEALKEYWRDVREWIDRAYPDRALVAEWSSPEDAIDAGFHVDFALHCNGDAYNSLFRMETGTNVLPGAGNSYFRREGKGDITPFMEWFETHARGMGGRGFLSIPSGNHDLPRLSYRRNPSEQKVALAFVLTMPGVPSLYYGDEIGLRYQPDLPSKEGAYLRTGSRTPMQWDPSPNAGFSTADPADLYLPIDPASDRPTVEGQRDDPDSIWRLVQALLKLRREHRCLRADGGFAPLYAEPHAYPFVFERTAEQERMIVALNPSAEPARAGFTWPEDRATPTAIEIGTAPEIFRDGPRLILDLAPVSFCVLEALPPSPRLHPRA, encoded by the coding sequence ATGAGTGCGGCGACGGATCAAAACTCTGTCGCGGGGATTCCCGAATGGCTCCGCAGCGCGGTGATCTACGGGGTCTTTCCGCCGAGTTTCCGTGACGCCAACGGCGACGGGATCGGTGATCTCCCGGGGATCGTCGAGAAGCTCGACTACTTTACCGAACTCGGGGTCGATGTGCTGTGGCTCAACCCGGTCTTCGATTCCCCCTTCGAAGACGGCGGGTACGACGTATCCGACTTCTACCGCGTGGCCCCGCGCTACGGAACGAACGAGGATCTCGAACGGCTGTTCGCCGAGGCCGGAAGACGCGGCATCCGGGTGCTGCTCGATTTCGTCGCCGGCCATACCTCAATCCGCCACCCCTGGTTTCAGCAGTCCGCCCGAGCCGAACCCACCCCCTATTCCAACTGGTACATCTGGACGGATCACATCTTCGCCCCCTGCGGCGAGAAGTTCATCGGCGGGCTCTCGCCGCGCTCCGGCCGCTATCACGCCAACTTCTTCTATTTCCAGCCCTCGCTCAACTATGGTTACGCGCATCCTCGCGAATCCTGGCAACTCCCCGTCGATCACCCCGACGTCCTCGCGATGAAGGAGGAGATGCGCCGGGTGATGACCTTCTGGCTCGATAAGGGCGCGGCGGGATTCCGGGTCGACCTGGCCTCGACGCTGATCAAGGATGAAATGGGCGGCGAAGCCCTGAAAGAATACTGGCGGGACGTGCGTGAATGGATTGATCGCGCCTACCCGGACCGGGCGCTGGTCGCCGAGTGGTCTTCGCCCGAAGACGCCATAGATGCCGGCTTTCATGTCGATTTCGCCCTGCACTGCAACGGCGACGCCTATAATTCGCTCTTCCGCATGGAGACGGGAACCAATGTCCTTCCCGGCGCGGGCAACAGTTATTTCCGTCGCGAAGGCAAGGGCGATATCACACCGTTCATGGAGTGGTTCGAAACACACGCGCGGGGGATGGGCGGTCGCGGATTTCTGTCGATTCCCTCGGGCAACCATGACCTGCCACGGCTTTCGTATCGCCGCAACCCCTCGGAACAGAAGGTCGCCCTCGCCTTTGTGCTCACCATGCCCGGCGTGCCCAGCCTCTATTACGGCGATGAAATCGGACTGCGCTACCAGCCCGATCTGCCGTCGAAGGAGGGCGCCTACCTGCGCACCGGTTCGCGCACCCCGATGCAGTGGGACCCGTCCCCTAACGCGGGATTCTCCACCGCCGACCCCGCGGATCTCTATCTCCCGATCGATCCCGCGTCCGATCGCCCCACGGTCGAGGGTCAGCGCGACGATCCGGACTCGATCTGGCGCCTGGTCCAGGCGCTGCTGAAGCTCCGCCGCGAACACCGCTGCCTGCGGGCCGATGGAGGATTCGCCCCGCTCTACGCCGAACCGCACGCCTACCCATTCGTCTTCGAGCGGACTGCGGAGCAGGAGCGGATGATCGTCGCCCTCAACCCCTCCGCCGAACCTGCCCGCGCCGGATTCACGTGGCCTGAGGACCGCGCCACCCCGACCGCCATCGAAATCGGAACCGCGCCGGAAATCTTCCGCGACGGACCGCGCCTCATACTCGACCTGGCCCCCGTGAGTTTCTGTGTCCTGGAAGCACTTCCCCCTTCTCCCCGCTTGCATCCCCGCGCCTGA
- the surE gene encoding 5'/3'-nucleotidase SurE has product MNILLCNDDGIHAPGLRLLRDTAREYGEVSVVAPEYERSAAGHSITLADPLRTKEIYHGDDFFGWAVSGTPADCVKLAVCALLDEPPDIVLSGVNLGSNTGISVLYSGTVSAATEGVILGIPGIAFSLCTYETPHWETAAGVVRRVLDRFLHNGLRPGSLLNVNIPNLPHGELRGMKPAGMGKSRFVEKFHKRTDPQGNTYYWLDGELEILDRTDDIDIRVVGEGYVALTPIHFDLTDRDWLDHLRDASEHTE; this is encoded by the coding sequence GTGAACATACTCCTCTGCAACGACGACGGCATTCACGCCCCGGGGCTGCGGCTGCTGCGCGACACGGCGCGGGAGTACGGCGAGGTCTCGGTGGTGGCGCCGGAATACGAGCGAAGTGCCGCCGGACATTCCATTACCCTCGCCGACCCCCTGCGCACGAAAGAGATTTATCACGGCGACGATTTCTTCGGCTGGGCGGTCAGCGGGACGCCGGCCGACTGCGTGAAGCTCGCCGTGTGCGCCCTGCTCGATGAACCCCCGGACATCGTCCTGAGCGGAGTCAATCTCGGCTCCAATACCGGCATCAGCGTCCTCTACTCAGGCACCGTCTCCGCCGCGACGGAGGGGGTCATTCTGGGTATTCCCGGCATCGCCTTCTCGCTCTGCACCTATGAAACGCCGCACTGGGAGACGGCCGCCGGGGTCGTACGCCGGGTGCTGGACCGCTTCCTCCACAACGGGCTGCGTCCCGGCAGCCTGTTGAACGTCAACATCCCGAACCTGCCGCACGGTGAGCTGCGAGGCATGAAACCTGCGGGTATGGGTAAATCGCGATTCGTGGAGAAGTTTCACAAGCGCACCGATCCGCAGGGAAACACCTATTACTGGCTCGACGGCGAACTGGAGATTCTCGACCGGACCGACGACATCGACATCCGGGTCGTCGGCGAGGGCTACGTGGCGCTCACCCCGATTCACTTTGATCTCACCGACCGCGACTGGCTCGATCACCTCCGCGACGCGTCGGAGCACACGGAGTAA
- the tadA gene encoding tRNA adenosine(34) deaminase TadA has protein sequence MAEADTLQPDIVYMRMALRQAQQAADEGEVPVGAVIALDGAILGRARNQTETLKDPTAHAEILAITQAAQAVGDWRLNGCTLYVTKEPCPMCAGAIVLARIPTVVWGADDPKRGGAVSQFTILQSTELNHRPEIRQGVMADECRAVLQVFFRKRRAPS, from the coding sequence ATGGCCGAAGCCGACACCCTGCAGCCCGATATCGTGTACATGCGCATGGCGCTGCGGCAGGCGCAGCAGGCCGCCGATGAAGGTGAAGTGCCGGTGGGCGCGGTCATCGCACTCGACGGCGCCATCCTCGGCCGCGCCCGCAACCAGACCGAGACGCTGAAAGACCCCACGGCGCACGCGGAAATTCTCGCCATCACCCAGGCAGCCCAAGCGGTCGGCGACTGGCGCCTGAACGGCTGCACACTCTACGTGACCAAGGAACCCTGCCCCATGTGCGCGGGGGCCATCGTGCTGGCGAGAATTCCGACCGTAGTCTGGGGCGCCGACGATCCGAAACGCGGCGGGGCGGTCTCGCAATTCACCATACTTCAGAGCACGGAACTGAACCACCGCCCCGAAATCCGGCAGGGCGTGATGGCGGATGAATGCCGGGCTGTGCTCCAGGTTTTTTTCCGGAAACGACGGGCACCGTCATGA
- a CDS encoding pilus assembly FimT family protein — translation MAFLQEDFRGEHMPGTHYRTERAHGGFTLIELLAVMLIMALLLTVSLPAFRNLARGRGIDRAAREVASAVHMARQRCALEQKHTFLVFADKDVAEAAGRPDLAYRAYALFAGSEDRNTADERLTSWRFLPDHTVFDPLHTPNDSNHGNIMNLYRNLEINTEDLMISKMGMPSLTYGSKANIQTLRDHPSYGKIRIYIAEGTPEEIERGSLREGLRAIIEVDDYDTSIATVHTEDYDQY, via the coding sequence ATGGCGTTTTTACAAGAGGACTTCCGCGGGGAACACATGCCCGGAACGCACTACAGGACGGAGCGGGCGCACGGGGGCTTCACGCTCATCGAACTGCTTGCGGTCATGCTGATTATGGCACTTCTGCTCACGGTCTCGCTCCCGGCGTTCAGGAACCTGGCCCGGGGGCGCGGCATCGACCGCGCGGCGCGCGAGGTGGCGAGCGCCGTGCACATGGCGCGCCAGCGGTGCGCGCTCGAGCAGAAGCACACCTTTCTCGTTTTTGCGGACAAAGACGTCGCCGAGGCGGCGGGGCGTCCCGATCTGGCCTACCGGGCCTATGCCCTCTTCGCCGGGTCCGAAGACCGTAACACGGCCGATGAACGGTTGACCTCGTGGCGCTTTCTTCCCGATCATACCGTATTCGATCCCCTGCATACGCCCAACGATTCCAATCACGGGAATATCATGAACCTGTACCGGAACCTGGAGATCAACACCGAAGATCTGATGATCTCGAAAATGGGGATGCCCTCGCTCACCTACGGGTCCAAGGCGAACATCCAGACCCTCAGGGATCACCCCTCTTACGGAAAGATCCGGATCTATATCGCCGAAGGCACGCCGGAAGAGATCGAACGCGGCAGCCTGCGCGAAGGCTTGCGGGCGATTATCGAAGTGGACGATTACGATACGAGCA